Within the Polymorphobacter megasporae genome, the region TTCCCCTCACCACCCTCCGCGCAGCACATGAAGGCGCGTTCCCCGCGATGATGGCGCACGCGACATGACCTACGTGCTCCTCGTCTTTGCCGGCGCGTTGCTGTGCAATTGCATCCCGCACCTCGCGGCGGGATTGCGCGGGGAGGCGTTTCCGACGCCATTCGCGACGCCGCCGGGTAAGGGGCTGTCGCCGCCGGTGATCAATTTCATCTGGGGAACTGCGAACCTGCTAATCGGCATTTCGCTGCTACCGCGCCTTGCCGACGCCGCCCCTCAACTCGGACGGCTGGCGCTGCTGGTCGGGTTCCTCGCAATCGGGATCTATACGTCGCTTCATTTCGGCCGGGTCCGCGCCAGCCGCAACGGCGAGGAGCGCCTATGAGTGAAGACGAACGCAACGCTTCGCCGCGCACGATCCTCGTCGGGCGGGGGTTCAATCTTGTCGAGCATGCCTTGCTCCTGATCATCGCGCTGATGACGATCGGCGCGGCGGCGGGCGAGGTCTGGCGCGTCATCCAGGTCGAGGAGATCACGCTGGCCGACATCCTGCTGATGTTCCTCTACACCGAGGTCATCGGCATGATCGGCGTGTTCTACACCGGCAAGGGCAACGCCTTCGTCTACCCGATCTTCATCGCCATCACGGCGCTTGCCCGATTGATCGTGCTTCAGGGCAAAAACATGGCGCCCGAGAATATCGTTTTCGAAGCGAGCGCGATCCTGCTTCTCGCCATCGCGGCGGCGATCATCACGCGCACGGGAAGGCACCAATGACCTTATCGCTCTACACCGCGACAGTGCCGGCGTTCCGCCAGATCGTCGACTCGCTCGCCGCCTTCGTCGCCAAGGGCGAGGCGTTTGCGGAGACAAATGGCATCGACCCGGCAACGCTGGTGAACGCGAAACTCGCCCCCGACATGCTTGGCTTCGCGTATCAGGTGAAGTCGGTCACGGTGCATTCGGTCGGCGCGATCGCGGGGGTCCGGGCCGGCGAGTTTGCTCCCGATATGACCCCGCCGCCCACGGATTTCGCGGCGCTGCACGCGTTGCTCGCCGAAACGTCGGCGACGCTGGCAGCGATCGACCCGGCGGAAATCGACGGCTTCGTCGGCGGCGACATGGCGTTCGTCTTCCGTGAACACCGGATGCCGTACTTCGCCGAGGACTTCCTGCTGTCGTTCAGCCTGCCGAACTTCTATTTCCACGCGACGACGGCGTACGACATCCTGCGCTGGAAGGGCGTGCCGCTCGGCAAGCGCGACTACATCGGACGCCCGCGCATCAGGGTTTGAGTCTCAGGGCACGACCGGGCGGCGATACGGCACGAAGTTGCCGAGCCTGGCGCGCGCGATCGTTGCCCTAGAATTCTCGTTGACCACCCCAACTGGCTCGTCGCGGCACAGCCTGGGTTCGGCGAAGTCGAGCCTGAGGCTGACGCCGTCGTGGATGAAATTGGCCCCCGACGACGGGCGGTTGAGGTACGATACGCCACCGGTCTTCATCTCGTAGACGATGCCGCCGTCGACGATGTGGACCTTATCGATGTCGAGCCGGTCGATGCAGTCGACCGGTGTCCCCGCGATACGATCACCAATCAAGGTCGCGAGTCGATCGGCGGGCAAGGCGCTCGCGTCGCCGGCCAGCATCGCGGCGGCGACGGCGAGGGCCGTTCGCATCATCCGAGGTCCTGCGCCGCCTTGAGCACTGCCGCGGCGTGGCCCGGCACCTTGACCTTGCGCCAGACCGCGGCGAGCTTGCCGTCGCGGTCGATGAGGAAGGTCGCGCGGTCGATCCCCATATATTTCTTGCCGTACATACTCTTCTCGACCCACGCGCCATACGCTGCGACGACCGATCCATCGGGATCGGCCGCGAGTTCGACGCCGAGGTCATGTTTCTTCCGGAACTTGGCGTGGGCGGTGATCGAGTCCTTCGATACGCCGACGACGACGGTATCAGCGGCGGAGAATTCGTCCTTCAAGCCCGTAAAGGCGATTGCCTCGGTGGTGCACCCCGGCGTGTCGTCTTTCGGATAGAAATACAGGACGACCTTTTTGCCCGCGAGCTTCGCGAGTGAAGCGTTCGTGCCGGTATCGGTCGCTAGGTCGAACGCTGGCGCAGTGTCGCCAATATCCATCGTCAGTCTCCCCGAAGGTTGAATATGTCGCTCCATGCCGCACGAACCGCCGCCTTGGCGAGTCCGAGCGTGGCCTCGGCGGCGGGAAAATCGGTCGCACCTGCCGCTCCGGCGAGCAACGCCTCGACCGGCTGCGTGAAACGCTTCGGCAGCGCCCCCGTCACGACGAGACGGAGGAGGGCGAGGACGCGGGTCAGCGTGTCGTGTGCTGCAATCAGATCGTCCGGAACTCGCCCTGCCGCCACCAGTGCGACGAGCGCGGCGCGCAGATCGGGGGTCACGGCGATGCGATCCCGAAGCTGGAGGAAGTGAACGATAAACTCTAGATCGACGAGCCCGCCCG harbors:
- a CDS encoding phosphate-starvation-inducible protein PsiE, which encodes MSEDERNASPRTILVGRGFNLVEHALLLIIALMTIGAAAGEVWRVIQVEEITLADILLMFLYTEVIGMIGVFYTGKGNAFVYPIFIAITALARLIVLQGKNMAPENIVFEASAILLLAIAAAIITRTGRHQ
- a CDS encoding peroxiredoxin yields the protein MDIGDTAPAFDLATDTGTNASLAKLAGKKVVLYFYPKDDTPGCTTEAIAFTGLKDEFSAADTVVVGVSKDSITAHAKFRKKHDLGVELAADPDGSVVAAYGAWVEKSMYGKKYMGIDRATFLIDRDGKLAAVWRKVKVPGHAAAVLKAAQDLG
- a CDS encoding DUF1993 domain-containing protein; the encoded protein is MTLSLYTATVPAFRQIVDSLAAFVAKGEAFAETNGIDPATLVNAKLAPDMLGFAYQVKSVTVHSVGAIAGVRAGEFAPDMTPPPTDFAALHALLAETSATLAAIDPAEIDGFVGGDMAFVFREHRMPYFAEDFLLSFSLPNFYFHATTAYDILRWKGVPLGKRDYIGRPRIRV